One Halosegnis longus DNA window includes the following coding sequences:
- a CDS encoding DUF4330 family protein has product MELLDEHGRVFGVVNIIDLLVVLFVVAVAVAGVALVVGPGEPSEPSEPQVTQTVTVGLGTHPPDGAALVEPGTAEFGEANATITDVYRTPNGDGVRVVANLRVQGQMDSNVFTVGGAPVRYGSVFSVATPEYQHDGNVIGVGGNDSISTTPVTATLTTTVSPAIADAVEPGDEYRLAGQPVATIRDVTRNRTEDDRVQLTVRAEFVARTTASGPVYGDAPIRIGRELTIATNRYQFTGQVTDVEQ; this is encoded by the coding sequence ATGGAACTACTGGACGAGCACGGCCGCGTATTCGGCGTCGTCAACATCATCGACCTGCTCGTCGTCCTGTTCGTCGTCGCCGTCGCCGTCGCCGGTGTCGCGCTCGTCGTCGGCCCGGGCGAGCCGAGTGAGCCGAGCGAACCGCAGGTGACGCAAACGGTGACGGTCGGATTGGGGACCCATCCGCCGGACGGTGCAGCCCTCGTCGAACCCGGGACCGCCGAGTTCGGGGAGGCGAATGCGACGATAACGGACGTGTACCGGACGCCAAACGGCGACGGCGTGCGTGTCGTTGCGAACCTACGGGTCCAGGGACAGATGGACTCGAACGTGTTCACGGTGGGAGGAGCGCCAGTCCGCTACGGGTCGGTGTTCTCGGTGGCGACACCGGAGTACCAGCACGACGGGAATGTCATCGGCGTCGGCGGGAATGACTCAATCTCGACGACACCCGTGACGGCAACGCTCACGACGACGGTCTCGCCGGCCATTGCCGATGCCGTTGAACCAGGAGACGAGTACCGGCTGGCTGGCCAGCCCGTCGCGACGATACGGGACGTGACTCGCAACCGGACTGAAGACGACCGAGTGCAACTCACCGTCCGCGCCGAGTTCGTTGCGAGAACGACGGCGTCCGGACCAGTGTACGGAGATGCACCGATCCGAATCGGGCGAGAGCTCACCATCGCGACGAATCGCTACCAGTTCACCGGACAGGTGACTGACGTAGAGCAGTGA